A single window of Malus sylvestris chromosome 5, drMalSylv7.2, whole genome shotgun sequence DNA harbors:
- the LOC126621967 gene encoding uncharacterized protein LOC126621967, producing MSQKPKSRRKSTKIEQTPTLPTQNPTPPELHFAIARIAVSQISQSVGFKSTKPSALETLTHIAVKYISAVASASASYAAMAKRTHTNVFDFANALHDLQSVQGFRGASALHENGFCVLGSSVLSELAGFVRWNRETPFARPIPRVEKLGAEKRGNEVPIPPELDSRRGLHVPRWLPAFPDMGKAVGKRRNGEELWENVVASNGGSGGGGGGESGNGKGNCRESVGQSKRGRVRFRVGGGEEESGVVGGMGVDLRSGVCRGGKRVSWSNSKIGYTNFSTRTRIHEFVDVDDDDDDGDKR from the coding sequence ATGTCCCAAAAACCCAAATCACGACGCAAAAGCACAAAAATCGAACAAACCCCAACACTCCCAACCCAAAACCCGACCCCACCAGAGTTGCATTTCGCCATAGCCAGGATCGCGGTGTCTCAGATCAGCCAATCAGTCGGATTCAAATCAACGAAGCCCTCCGCCCTCGAAACCCTGACCCACATCGCCGTCAAGTACATCAGCGCCGTAGCCTCGGCCTCGGCCTCCTACGCCGCCATGGCCAAGCGCACCCACACGAACGTCTTCGACTTCGCCAACGCCCTCCACGACTTGCAGTCGGTGCAGGGATTCAGAGGGGCCTCCGCCCTCCACGAAAACGGATTCTGCGTATTGGGTTCGAGCGTTTTGAGCGAACTCGCCGGGTTCGTGAGGTGGAATCGGGAAACCCCCTTCGCCAGGCCGATTCCGCGGGTGGAGAAATTGGGCGCGGAGAAAAGGGGAAATGAGGTTCCCATTCCGCCGGAACTGGATTCCCGGAGGGGCTTGCACGTGCCGAGATGGCTGCCGGCGTTTCCGGACATGGGGAAGGCGGTTGGGAAGAGGAGGAATGGGGAGGAGCTGTGGGAGAATGTAGTGGCTAGTAATGGCGGcagtggcggtggcggtggcggtgaaAGTGGAAATGGGAAAGGGAATTGCAGGGAATCGGTGGGACAGAGTAAGAGGGGGAGAGTGAGGTTTAGGGTAGGAGGAGGGGAGGAGGAGAGTGGGGTGGTGGGGGGAATGGGTGTGGATTTGAGAAGTGgggtgtgtagaggagggaagagggtgTCTTGGAGTAACAGTAAAATTGGTTACACTAATTTCAGTACTAGAACAAGAATTCatgaatttgttgatgttgatgatgatgatgatgatggtgataaaagatag